Proteins encoded together in one Chroicocephalus ridibundus chromosome 13, bChrRid1.1, whole genome shotgun sequence window:
- the SFI1 gene encoding protein SFI1 homolog isoform X4 produces the protein MEKSRSRCFYDQKILYKTFGVWKEWWTACRERNLSLRAASHDRHLLYNLVFKAWRAYVCQQQGKRNKYYVAESHAKKQKLLRSWQCWLVYVNVQRTKHGMQSVAMAFRERSCLRISWAVWRRRHYQNCTRHKMNVLALQHWAQSLQFRAWLQWQELYLYSQNDKQKEIRAVTHHQHWELKRCMEAWLGYLNLNRAKKHQNELAREHHRSRIVRQCFSDWRLSWERRRRMHAHQKDIEKLAARIALRRVFVHWEHYVVRCVEETQQCELAEKHYKRHLLKLGFKGLSQNVTNTRLQQMRKNLSYRQHQVTVLQKFWNHWKSRLEEKEDEQLQALTSVAHARYRRVLMRQVFDMWLLKAYKQQEYRMGEKRAVLHFERQLLSCFWSFWCRRTAACLEEQEGLVRARDHYHNLLLLKAFCLWKQNTQERKTERLKEMQALRFHYSKCLQQTWNKWREYVGHQHKKWRKLVRADMHYQHMLLGKTLAAWKSYQHNIQCILYQVAEKEKRHTQLLLRQLLHTWRKNALALTSEAKATARADEHYRRAILSKVLLQWRYAASLQVYYCQQKMTAVMDARKHLDIVRLQALFLHWKELSRESLMLRAQQHRAIQHHQQHLLQKYLLKWKTYHQRCLGKMLLQKQGDQLMTLRLCSASFSCWKTRLLQQRWEKRKTVQALWYWSHSLQRKVFDAWLRFAKGQQQKKDRIEKATGFYHTTPPREGVTWVLRCTAGVKQLQGQLQAQHQLKKQVTFKMPDVSPETRGHSAEEESWPSKCSCLPLHLADGDSILSDLNAVRRARLPPRRPDFLLESLESKELLEPPFARDKTNRLQCTGTSSFFLYRSEAPFQQTSVNESSVQTGNSMPTFQMEESACKCLSQVGNTTHSYPSLIRAALPAGPLWTRDVHHAVQRPELRSSPSFTPHVKVGAEMRGVQPVSAYQRGRSQDSQQDSVEKKLQPNLQPHLLSPEDLVGKWSHQTAAEGEERERGSREEMVLQRRLEVELRHIQQQMQYYFSRKQELKSCQQQAQILQKWLEMSTQPEDEDGVQGVQEELDQLQVRIKALTKAQLTERHHVQNLVARLRDIQIALDS, from the exons caaagaagcaaaaattgCTCAGGAGCTGGCAGTGCTGGCTGGTTTATGTTAATGTTCAAAGGACAAAGCATGGGATGCAGTCCGTTGCAATGGCATTCAGGGAAAGAAGCTGTTTGCG CATATCGTGGGCAGTGTGGAGAAGACGACACTACCAGAACTGCACTAGAcataaaatgaatgttttggcTCTGCAGCATTGGGCCCAGAGCCTGCAATTTCGA GCTTGGCTGCAGTGGCAAGAGCTGTATCTATACAGCCAGAATGACAAGCAGAAGGAGATTAGGGCAGTAACTCACCATCAGCACTGGGAATTGAAGAGATGCATGGAAGCATGGTTGGGATACCTAAACCTCAATAGAGCAAAGAAGCATCAGAATG AGCTGGCCCGAGAGCATCACAGAAGCAGGATAGTCCGGCAGTGTTTCTCTGATTGGCGGCTGTCATGGGAGCGCAGGAGAAGAATGCATGCTCACCAAAAGGATATTGAAAAACTAGCAGCAAGGATTGCCTTAAGGAGAGTCTTTGTACACTGGGAGCATT ATGTCGTTCGGTGTGTGGAAGAGACTCAACAGTGTGAGCTGGCTGAAAAACACTACAAGCGTCATCTGTTG AAACTTGGGTTTAAGGGTCTTTCGCAGAATGTCACAAACACTCGTCttcagcaaatgagaaaaaatctTTCCTACCGTCAGCATCAAGTTACA gtgCTGCAGAAGTTCTGGAACCATTGGAAGTCCCgtttggaagagaaggaggatGAACAGCTGCAGGCCTTAACATCAGTGGCTCATGCCCGTTACAG GAGGGTGTTGATGAGACAAGTGTTTGACATGTGGTTGCTGAAAGCATACAAGCAGCAAGAATACCGAATGGGAGAGAAGAGG GCTGTACTTCATTTTGAAAGGCAGCTGTTGAGTTGTTTCTGGTCCTTCTGGTGTAGAAGAACAGCTGCATGTTTGGAGGAGCAAGAGGGCTTGGTTCGTGCAAGAGATCACTACCATAACCTGCTCCTGCTAAAGGCTTTCTGTCTGTGGAAGCAAAATActcaggagagaaaaacaga gaGGCTCAAGGAGATGCAAGCCTTAAGATTTCACTATTCAAAGTGTCTGCAGCAGACTTGGAACAAATGGAGGGAG TATGTGGGACATCAGCATAAGAAATGGAGGAAGTTGGTGCGAGCAGACATGCACTATCAGCACATGTTACTGGGCAAGACCTTGGCAGCCTGGAAG AGTTACCAACATAACATACAGTGCATTCTATACCAAGTAGCTGAAAAGGAGAAACGGCACACTCAACTACTGCTGCG ACAGCTTCTGCATACATGGAGAAAAAATGCCCTTGCTCTTACAAGTGAAGCTAAGGCAACTGCTCGGGCAGATGAGCACTACAGGAGAGCAATCCTGTCAAAG GTGTTGCTACAGTGGAGATACGCTGCCTCACTACAGGTGTATTACTGTCAGCAGAAGATGACAGCTGTGATGGATGCCAGAAAACATTTGGATATAG TGCGTTTACAGGCCCTGTTTCTTCACTGGAAGGAATTAAGTAGGGAGTCTCTGATGTTGAGGGCTCAGCAGCACAGGGCCATACAGCATCACCAGCAGCACCTACTCCAGAAGTACCTGCTGAAATGGAAGACGTATCATCAGCGGTGCCTTGGGAAGATG CTACTACAGAAACAGGGAGATCAGCTGATGACTCTTAGACTTTGCTCTGCGTCCTTCTCTTGCTGGAAGACACGG CTGTTGCAGCAGCGATGGGAAAAGCGGAAGACAGTGCAAGCATTGTGGTACTGGTCCCATTCATTGCAGAGGAAG GTATTTGATGCTTGGCTCAGATTTGCCAAGGGgcaacagcagaagaaagatCGCATTGAAAAAGCCACAGGATTTTACCACACTACTCCTCCGAGAGAAGGTGTAACCTGGGTCTTGAGATGCACCGCTGGCGTGAAACAGTTGCAGGGACAGCTCCAAGCCCAGCACCAGCTGAAG AAGCAAGTGACATTTAAAATGCCTGATGTTAGCCCTGAGACAAGAGGACATTCAGCAGAGGAGGAGTCATGGCCTTCAAAATGCAGCTGTCTACCACTTCACCTTGCTGACGGGGACTCAATTCTCAGTGATCT aaatgctgttcGGCGAGCAAGGTTGCCACCACGGAGGCCTGACTTCCTTCTGGAATCTCTAGAAAGCAAGGAACTGCTGGAACCTCCTTTTGCTAG GGACAAAACGAACAGGTTGCAGTGTACAGGGACCTCATCCTTCTTCCTTTACAGATCGGAGGCACCCTTTCAGCAGACGTCTGTGAACGAAAGTTCTGTGCAGACTGGGAACTCAATGCCAACGTTTCAAATGGAAGAAAGTGCGTGTAAATGCCTCTCTCAAGTGGGCAATACCACTCATTCCTATCCATCTCTCATACGCGCTGCTCTCCCGGCTGGACCACTGTGGACACGTGATGTGCACCACGCTGTTCAGAGGCCAGAGCTACGGTCGTCTCCATCTTTCACGCCCCACGTGAAAGTTGGAGCAGAAATG AGAGGAGTTCAGCCTGTGAGTGCTTACCAAAGAGGCCGTTCCCAAGACTCTCAACAGGACTCTGTGGAGAAGAAGTTGCAACCAAACTTGCAGCCACATTTGCTGTCACCTGAAGACTTAGTGGGAAAATGGAGCCACCAAACTGCAG ctgaaggggaagaaagggagcgTGGTTCCAGAGAAGAAATGGTGTTACAGAGAAGGCTGGAAGTTGAACTCCGACACATCCAGCAGCAGATGCAGTACTACTTCAGCAGGAAGCAAGAACTCAA GTCctgtcagcagcaggcacagaTTCTGCAGAAGTGGCTAGAAATGAGCACGCAGCCAGAGGACGAAGATGGTGTACAAGGAGTTCAAGAAGAATTGGATCAG TTGCAGGTGAGGATCAAGGCTCTCACCAAA
- the SFI1 gene encoding protein SFI1 homolog isoform X5, with translation MPATRKEEQILCCRVSCISWAVWRRRHYQNCTRHKMNVLALQHWAQSLQFRAWLQWQELYLYSQNDKQKEIRAVTHHQHWELKRCMEAWLGYLNLNRAKKHQNELAREHHRSRIVRQCFSDWRLSWERRRRMHAHQKDIEKLAARIALRRVFVHWEHYVVRCVEETQQCELAEKHYKRHLLKLGFKGLSQNVTNTRLQQMRKNLSYRQHQVTVLQKFWNHWKSRLEEKEDEQLQALTSVAHARYRRVLMRQVFDMWLLKAYKQQEYRMGEKRAVLHFERQLLSCFWSFWCRRTAACLEEQEGLVRARDHYHNLLLLKAFCLWKQNTQERKTERLKEMQALRFHYSKCLQQTWNKWREYVGHQHKKWRKLVRADMHYQHMLLGKTLAAWKSYQHNIQCILYQVAEKEKRHTQLLLRQLLHTWRKNALALTSEAKATARADEHYRRAILSKVLLQWRYAASLQVYYCQQKMTAVMDARKHLDIVRLQALFLHWKELSRESLMLRAQQHRAIQHHQQHLLQKYLLKWKTYHQRCLGKMLLQKQGDQLMTLRLCSASFSCWKTRLLQQRWEKRKTVQALWYWSHSLQRKVFDAWLRFAKGQQQKKDRIEKATGFYHTTPPREGVTWVLRCTAGVKQLQGQLQAQHQLKKQVTFKMPDVSPETRGHSAEEESWPSKCSCLPLHLADGDSILSDLNAVRRARLPPRRPDFLLESLESKELLEPPFARDKTNRLQCTGTSSFFLYRSEAPFQQTSVNESSVQTGNSMPTFQMEESACKCLSQVGNTTHSYPSLIRAALPAGPLWTRDVHHAVQRPELRSSPSFTPHVKVGAEMRGVQPVSAYQRGRSQDSQQDSVEKKLQPNLQPHLLSPEDLVGKWSHQTAAEGEERERGSREEMVLQRRLEVELRHIQQQMQYYFSRKQELKSCQQQAQILQKWLEMSTQPEDEDGVQGVQEELDQLQVRIKALTKAQLTERHHVQNLVARLRDIQIALDS, from the exons CATATCGTGGGCAGTGTGGAGAAGACGACACTACCAGAACTGCACTAGAcataaaatgaatgttttggcTCTGCAGCATTGGGCCCAGAGCCTGCAATTTCGA GCTTGGCTGCAGTGGCAAGAGCTGTATCTATACAGCCAGAATGACAAGCAGAAGGAGATTAGGGCAGTAACTCACCATCAGCACTGGGAATTGAAGAGATGCATGGAAGCATGGTTGGGATACCTAAACCTCAATAGAGCAAAGAAGCATCAGAATG AGCTGGCCCGAGAGCATCACAGAAGCAGGATAGTCCGGCAGTGTTTCTCTGATTGGCGGCTGTCATGGGAGCGCAGGAGAAGAATGCATGCTCACCAAAAGGATATTGAAAAACTAGCAGCAAGGATTGCCTTAAGGAGAGTCTTTGTACACTGGGAGCATT ATGTCGTTCGGTGTGTGGAAGAGACTCAACAGTGTGAGCTGGCTGAAAAACACTACAAGCGTCATCTGTTG AAACTTGGGTTTAAGGGTCTTTCGCAGAATGTCACAAACACTCGTCttcagcaaatgagaaaaaatctTTCCTACCGTCAGCATCAAGTTACA gtgCTGCAGAAGTTCTGGAACCATTGGAAGTCCCgtttggaagagaaggaggatGAACAGCTGCAGGCCTTAACATCAGTGGCTCATGCCCGTTACAG GAGGGTGTTGATGAGACAAGTGTTTGACATGTGGTTGCTGAAAGCATACAAGCAGCAAGAATACCGAATGGGAGAGAAGAGG GCTGTACTTCATTTTGAAAGGCAGCTGTTGAGTTGTTTCTGGTCCTTCTGGTGTAGAAGAACAGCTGCATGTTTGGAGGAGCAAGAGGGCTTGGTTCGTGCAAGAGATCACTACCATAACCTGCTCCTGCTAAAGGCTTTCTGTCTGTGGAAGCAAAATActcaggagagaaaaacaga gaGGCTCAAGGAGATGCAAGCCTTAAGATTTCACTATTCAAAGTGTCTGCAGCAGACTTGGAACAAATGGAGGGAG TATGTGGGACATCAGCATAAGAAATGGAGGAAGTTGGTGCGAGCAGACATGCACTATCAGCACATGTTACTGGGCAAGACCTTGGCAGCCTGGAAG AGTTACCAACATAACATACAGTGCATTCTATACCAAGTAGCTGAAAAGGAGAAACGGCACACTCAACTACTGCTGCG ACAGCTTCTGCATACATGGAGAAAAAATGCCCTTGCTCTTACAAGTGAAGCTAAGGCAACTGCTCGGGCAGATGAGCACTACAGGAGAGCAATCCTGTCAAAG GTGTTGCTACAGTGGAGATACGCTGCCTCACTACAGGTGTATTACTGTCAGCAGAAGATGACAGCTGTGATGGATGCCAGAAAACATTTGGATATAG TGCGTTTACAGGCCCTGTTTCTTCACTGGAAGGAATTAAGTAGGGAGTCTCTGATGTTGAGGGCTCAGCAGCACAGGGCCATACAGCATCACCAGCAGCACCTACTCCAGAAGTACCTGCTGAAATGGAAGACGTATCATCAGCGGTGCCTTGGGAAGATG CTACTACAGAAACAGGGAGATCAGCTGATGACTCTTAGACTTTGCTCTGCGTCCTTCTCTTGCTGGAAGACACGG CTGTTGCAGCAGCGATGGGAAAAGCGGAAGACAGTGCAAGCATTGTGGTACTGGTCCCATTCATTGCAGAGGAAG GTATTTGATGCTTGGCTCAGATTTGCCAAGGGgcaacagcagaagaaagatCGCATTGAAAAAGCCACAGGATTTTACCACACTACTCCTCCGAGAGAAGGTGTAACCTGGGTCTTGAGATGCACCGCTGGCGTGAAACAGTTGCAGGGACAGCTCCAAGCCCAGCACCAGCTGAAG AAGCAAGTGACATTTAAAATGCCTGATGTTAGCCCTGAGACAAGAGGACATTCAGCAGAGGAGGAGTCATGGCCTTCAAAATGCAGCTGTCTACCACTTCACCTTGCTGACGGGGACTCAATTCTCAGTGATCT aaatgctgttcGGCGAGCAAGGTTGCCACCACGGAGGCCTGACTTCCTTCTGGAATCTCTAGAAAGCAAGGAACTGCTGGAACCTCCTTTTGCTAG GGACAAAACGAACAGGTTGCAGTGTACAGGGACCTCATCCTTCTTCCTTTACAGATCGGAGGCACCCTTTCAGCAGACGTCTGTGAACGAAAGTTCTGTGCAGACTGGGAACTCAATGCCAACGTTTCAAATGGAAGAAAGTGCGTGTAAATGCCTCTCTCAAGTGGGCAATACCACTCATTCCTATCCATCTCTCATACGCGCTGCTCTCCCGGCTGGACCACTGTGGACACGTGATGTGCACCACGCTGTTCAGAGGCCAGAGCTACGGTCGTCTCCATCTTTCACGCCCCACGTGAAAGTTGGAGCAGAAATG AGAGGAGTTCAGCCTGTGAGTGCTTACCAAAGAGGCCGTTCCCAAGACTCTCAACAGGACTCTGTGGAGAAGAAGTTGCAACCAAACTTGCAGCCACATTTGCTGTCACCTGAAGACTTAGTGGGAAAATGGAGCCACCAAACTGCAG ctgaaggggaagaaagggagcgTGGTTCCAGAGAAGAAATGGTGTTACAGAGAAGGCTGGAAGTTGAACTCCGACACATCCAGCAGCAGATGCAGTACTACTTCAGCAGGAAGCAAGAACTCAA GTCctgtcagcagcaggcacagaTTCTGCAGAAGTGGCTAGAAATGAGCACGCAGCCAGAGGACGAAGATGGTGTACAAGGAGTTCAAGAAGAATTGGATCAG TTGCAGGTGAGGATCAAGGCTCTCACCAAA